One Bradyrhizobium sp. CCGB12 genomic window carries:
- a CDS encoding DUF2950 domain-containing protein, producing MTGQKSFRRAVLPGIMALALLGTASQARQSYKTPEDAAAALAAAVKSGPSDILKVLGRAADDIVSSGDEVADNDIRQRFTSMYDAKHGIKAEGNKTATLMLGPDDFPFPIPLVNNRNGWEFDTDEGRIEVLRRRIGRNELDAIQTALAFVDAQNEYADKDRGEGAGVYAQRIVSSPGKKDGLFWRDDSDPSPLGALAAEASKEGYRAGDVGPAPYHGYYFRILKGQGRDAPGGALNYVVNGKMIGGFALIAWPAEYGNSGVMTFLVNHAGTVYQKDLGKRTAFIAERTRLFDPDETWKKVDAAKP from the coding sequence ATGACCGGCCAGAAATCGTTCCGACGCGCGGTGTTGCCGGGCATCATGGCGCTGGCACTGCTGGGCACTGCGTCGCAGGCGCGGCAATCCTACAAGACGCCGGAAGATGCGGCCGCCGCGCTCGCGGCCGCCGTCAAGAGCGGACCAAGTGACATTCTGAAAGTGCTTGGGCGGGCTGCCGACGACATCGTCTCCTCAGGCGACGAGGTCGCCGACAACGACATCCGCCAGCGCTTCACGTCGATGTATGACGCCAAGCACGGCATCAAGGCGGAAGGCAACAAGACCGCGACCCTGATGCTGGGACCAGATGACTTCCCGTTCCCGATTCCGCTGGTCAACAACAGAAACGGCTGGGAGTTCGACACCGATGAGGGCCGCATCGAGGTGCTCCGCCGCCGCATCGGCCGCAACGAGCTGGACGCGATCCAGACCGCGCTCGCTTTTGTCGACGCGCAAAACGAATATGCCGACAAGGACCGCGGCGAGGGCGCCGGTGTCTACGCGCAGCGCATCGTCTCCTCGCCCGGCAAGAAGGACGGCCTGTTCTGGCGCGACGACAGCGACCCGAGCCCGCTCGGCGCGCTGGCCGCAGAGGCCTCGAAAGAGGGCTATCGCGCGGGCGATGTCGGACCTGCGCCCTATCACGGCTACTATTTCCGCATCCTCAAAGGGCAAGGCCGCGATGCGCCCGGCGGCGCGCTCAACTACGTCGTCAACGGCAAGATGATCGGCGGCTTCGCCTTGATCGCCTGGCCCGCGGAGTACGGTAATTCGGGCGTGATGACCTTTCTGGTCAACCATGCCGGCACCGTCTACCAGAAGGATCTCGGCAAGCGCACGGCATTCATCGCCGAGCGGACCAGGCTGTTCGATCCCGACGAGACCTGGAAGAAGGTCGATGCAGCAAAGCCCTGA
- a CDS encoding GNAT family N-acetyltransferase — MIDPQERLSSRIKLPRRGSLDEPISLDDIGMSQIATYSAPAVLRDDTPVEIRALRPDDEADMLAAIERTGPQSLQSRFFVMKRHFSEKERAFFLDVDFSNHVALAALVEEQGRPAIVGGGRYIVTDPGRAELAFVVVDAWQGRGIGTLLLRHLIAIAREHGMRELTAEVLADNASMRKVFAKSDFKLARGDDPRTVRLALDLASASPT, encoded by the coding sequence GTGATCGACCCGCAGGAAAGGCTCTCATCCCGTATCAAGCTCCCGAGACGCGGCTCGCTTGACGAGCCGATTTCGCTGGACGACATCGGCATGTCACAGATTGCAACTTACAGCGCGCCGGCCGTACTGAGAGACGACACTCCCGTCGAGATCCGTGCGCTGCGGCCGGACGACGAGGCGGATATGCTCGCGGCTATCGAACGCACCGGGCCGCAATCGCTCCAGAGCCGGTTCTTCGTCATGAAGCGGCACTTCTCCGAGAAGGAGCGGGCCTTCTTCCTGGATGTGGATTTCAGCAATCACGTGGCGCTGGCCGCTCTGGTCGAGGAACAAGGGCGTCCCGCCATCGTGGGTGGCGGCCGATATATAGTCACGGATCCTGGTCGGGCCGAGCTGGCCTTCGTCGTGGTGGATGCCTGGCAAGGGCGCGGGATCGGCACCCTTTTGCTGAGACACCTTATCGCCATCGCGCGCGAGCACGGGATGCGGGAGCTTACAGCCGAGGTTCTGGCCGACAATGCATCGATGCGCAAAGTATTCGCGAAGTCCGATTTCAAGCTTGCGAGAGGTGATGACCCGAGAACGGTGCGCCTGGCTCTGGATCTTGCATCCGCGAGCCCCACTTGA